TACCATTACTTCCTTGGTAGGCTCAAAGATATAATCGGGGTGTATTACCTCCTGGTCTTTCGGAACCTCAATTTTAACCGGAAGGAAGGTTTCAACGGTCAGCAGCTGAACAGCAGCATTCTTGAACTGATTGTAAACCAGCAAAATCCGGTCATATTCCTTCCGGAGAAACTTGTCCATGAGGTCCTCCACCAGAGGCGAGACATTTTCAAAGGTAAGATGGTCGTATAACTGGCTCTGATTATCAATAACAGGCAGTGATCGTGATTTAAAGAAATCATACCCTTTTTTGCCGATCACCAGCAGATGAACGTTTCCTCCGGCTGACTGGGCAGAAAAGTCCTCCTCGATCATCTGCAGGGTTTTCTTGATAACATTGGAATTAAAGGCTCCGCAGAGGCCTTTGTTGGAAGTAATAACCACCAGTAAAATCCGGTCGGGATCCCTTTCCTGAGCATATTCATTCCCTTCACCGGCCGCAAGGCTGTCAACCAGGCTCATTAAAATATCGTGCAGTTTCCCGGCATATGGCCTGATCTGAAGGATAGCATCCTGCGCCTTGCGCAGCTTGGCAGCCGACACCATCTTCATCGCACTCGTAATCTGCCGCGTCGAAATAACAGAAGCTATCCGTATCCGTATTTCCTTAAGATTGGCCATGGAGTTCTGTTGCTATTCTTATTTATACTTTGCCGCAATGTCAAGAGCTACCTTTTCCAAAATCTCCTCGGCTTCCTTTGTCAGATTGCCTGCTTTCAGCTCATCCATCACCGGTTTATGCTTGATGTTCATGAACTGAAGGAATTCGGCTTCAAAGTCGCGCACGCGGTTTAAAGGAACATCCCTGAGAAGACCACGGGTTCCGCAGAAAATGATGGCAATCTGGTTCTCAACAGGCACTGGCGAATATTGTCCCTGTTTAAGAATTTCAACGTTCTTCGCACCTTTATCCAGCACAGCCAGTGTGGCGGCGTCCAGATCAGAACCGAATTTGGCAAATGCTTCAAGCTCACGGTACTGAGCCTGGTCAAGTTTCAGGGTTCCTGCTACCTTGCGCAGGGATTTTATCTGGGCATTCCCTCCAACGCGCGAAACGGAAATTCCGACGTTGATAGCAGGGCGTACACCGGCGTTGAACAGGTTGGACTCCAGAAATATCTGGCCGTCGGTAATGGAAATAACATTGGTGGGAATATAGGCCGAAACGTCTCCTGCCTGTGTTTCGATAATCGGCAGGGCAGTGAGGCTTCCTCCTCCTTTCACCATAGGTTTGATCGATGGGGGCAAATCATTCATCTGGGCGGCAATCTCGTCTGATTCGATGATTTTAGCTGCCCGCTCCAGAAGCCGTGAATGGAGGTAGAAAATATCGCCAGGATAAGCTTCACGGCCGGGTGGACGGCGCAACAGCAGGGATACTTCACGGTACGAAACCGCCTGCTTCGAAAGATCATCATATACAATCAGGGCATCCCTTCCTGTATCGCGGAAAAATTCTCCGATTGCCGCACCGGCAAATGGTGCATAAAACTGCATGGCGGCCGGGTCGGAAGCAGTCGCCGCAACAATCACCGTATAGGGCATGGCTCCGTGCTCTTCGAGAGTCCGCGCCAGGTTGGCTACAGTTGATCCCTTCTGCCCGATGGCAACGTAAATACAATATACCGGATCTCCTTTGAGAAAATTTTCCTTCTGGTTGATAATTGTATCAATTGCAATAGCCGTCTTTCCTGTTTGCCGGTCACCGATAATCAGTTCCCTCTGTCCTCTTCCGATCGGAATCATGGCATCAATGGCCTTAATACCGGTCTGAAGCGGTTCTTTAACCGGCTGGCGGAAAATAACGCCGGGAGCCTTCCTTTCCAGAGGCATTTCATAGGTCTTGCCCGTAATCGGGCCCTTCCCGTCAATCGGCTCTCCCAGGGTATTGATAATCCGGCCCAGCATTCCCTCTCCTACGCTGATCGAAGCAATGCGCCTGGTTCGCTTTACTTTGTCTCCCTCTCTGATCTCTTCCGAAGATCCGAAAAGAACGGCACCCACATTATCTTCTTCTAGGTTCAGCACAACGGCCATCATCCCGTTCTCAAACTCGATAAGCTCATTGCTCTGAACATTCCTGAGACCGTAAATACGGGCAATTCCGTCTCCTACCTGAAGTACCGTTCCCACTTCTTCCAATTCAATACTGGTACTGATTCCCTCAAGCTGTTGCTTCAGAACTCTGGAAATTTCCGAAGGTTTAATTTCGGCCATAATATTCTGATTATTAATTTCTTACTGAATTAATTGTCGTTTCATTAAGCGTAACTGCGAAGCAATACTGGCATCGATCTGCAAATCATCAACAAGCACGATGAATCCCCCGATCAGCGAAGGTTGAACAACCGGCGTCAGGGCAATTTCCGATTTGAACATCCGGCGGAGCACCTCCGTTACTTTTCCTGCTATCTCTTCAGAAACAGGAACAGCTGTTATCAGTTCAGCAGGTTTCACTCCGAGCGATACACTATACAGATGCATGAACCTTCTGAGGATATCGGGAAGATAGGCTTCCCTTCTGTTCTGAAGGATAAGATCCAGAAAGCGCATGGTAATTTCTTCAATCTTGCCGGCAAACAAAGCTTTCATTATTTTCTTCTTCCCCGAAGGCGGAACAACCGGGTTCAGCAAAGCCACCTGCAGGTCTTCGGATTCCTTCCATACACTTTGTATCAGGCGGATATCTCCCGCGGCTTTTTCAAGCATCTTCCGCTCTGTGACAAGCTCAAAGAAAGCTTTTGCGTACCGTACTCCTATTTTGCTGGTTTCCATACTTCCTACCTTCAGTTAGCTTTTACCGATCGAAGGTAATCATCAATAAGTTTCTGCTGTTCTTTATCCTCTTCAAGTTTTCTGCGAAGAATTTTTTCGGCAACATCAACCGAAAGGGAGG
This genomic window from Bacteroidales bacterium contains:
- a CDS encoding F0F1 ATP synthase subunit gamma (produces ATP from ADP in the presence of a proton gradient across the membrane; the gamma chain is a regulatory subunit), which encodes MANLKEIRIRIASVISTRQITSAMKMVSAAKLRKAQDAILQIRPYAGKLHDILMSLVDSLAAGEGNEYAQERDPDRILLVVITSNKGLCGAFNSNVIKKTLQMIEEDFSAQSAGGNVHLLVIGKKGYDFFKSRSLPVIDNQSQLYDHLTFENVSPLVEDLMDKFLRKEYDRILLVYNQFKNAAVQLLTVETFLPVKIEVPKDQEVIHPDYIFEPTKEVMV
- a CDS encoding F0F1 ATP synthase subunit alpha, with the protein product MAEIKPSEISRVLKQQLEGISTSIELEEVGTVLQVGDGIARIYGLRNVQSNELIEFENGMMAVVLNLEEDNVGAVLFGSSEEIREGDKVKRTRRIASISVGEGMLGRIINTLGEPIDGKGPITGKTYEMPLERKAPGVIFRQPVKEPLQTGIKAIDAMIPIGRGQRELIIGDRQTGKTAIAIDTIINQKENFLKGDPVYCIYVAIGQKGSTVANLARTLEEHGAMPYTVIVAATASDPAAMQFYAPFAGAAIGEFFRDTGRDALIVYDDLSKQAVSYREVSLLLRRPPGREAYPGDIFYLHSRLLERAAKIIESDEIAAQMNDLPPSIKPMVKGGGSLTALPIIETQAGDVSAYIPTNVISITDGQIFLESNLFNAGVRPAINVGISVSRVGGNAQIKSLRKVAGTLKLDQAQYRELEAFAKFGSDLDAATLAVLDKGAKNVEILKQGQYSPVPVENQIAIIFCGTRGLLRDVPLNRVRDFEAEFLQFMNIKHKPVMDELKAGNLTKEAEEILEKVALDIAAKYK
- the atpH gene encoding ATP synthase F1 subunit delta → METSKIGVRYAKAFFELVTERKMLEKAAGDIRLIQSVWKESEDLQVALLNPVVPPSGKKKIMKALFAGKIEEITMRFLDLILQNRREAYLPDILRRFMHLYSVSLGVKPAELITAVPVSEEIAGKVTEVLRRMFKSEIALTPVVQPSLIGGFIVLVDDLQIDASIASQLRLMKRQLIQ